In one Thermodesulfobium acidiphilum genomic region, the following are encoded:
- the lepB gene encoding signal peptidase I, with product MKKKPFWRETLESLVIALVLAFFVRTFLFQIFYIPSGSMEPTLMPGDRVLVSKIDYHFVPIQRFDVIVFRYPVDPSKDFIKRVIGLPGDVVEEKDGVFYINGKKLVENHPMYKDNFNYPPTKVPENYYFVLGDNRGNSDDSRFWGFVPKQNIIGKAWLIIWPPGRIGLIPQ from the coding sequence TTGAAAAAGAAACCGTTCTGGAGAGAAACTTTAGAATCTCTTGTAATTGCTCTTGTTTTAGCTTTTTTTGTTAGAACTTTTCTTTTCCAAATATTTTATATTCCTAGCGGTTCAATGGAGCCTACTTTGATGCCAGGAGATAGAGTTTTGGTTTCAAAAATAGATTATCATTTTGTACCTATTCAAAGATTTGATGTGATAGTTTTTAGATATCCAGTTGATCCATCAAAGGATTTTATAAAAAGAGTTATTGGTTTACCTGGCGATGTGGTTGAAGAGAAAGATGGTGTTTTTTATATAAATGGTAAAAAATTAGTTGAAAATCATCCTATGTATAAAGATAACTTTAATTATCCACCAACAAAAGTTCCTGAAAATTATTATTTTGTGCTAGGAGATAACAGAGGCAATTCTGATGATTCAAGGTTTTGGGGTTTTGTCCCAAAACAGAATATTATTGGAAAGGCTTGGTTGATTATTTGGCCACCTGGAAGGATAGGTTTGATTCCTCAGTAA
- a CDS encoding ribonuclease HII has protein sequence MATWKDRFDSSVIDFFPSLGIDEVGRGALAGPLVVGAVYFDKDYMIEGLKDSKLLKDLERRRLCDIIKKKAPYWSIGWAYHWEIDKLNIYSALVLACKRAILNLNFLPDTIFFDGSLKLKTFPLKHIVFPKADRLVPSVAAASIIAKVARDDYMINISKFYPDYLFDIHKGYGTKSHFEVLEKKGLSKIHRKTFCRFLGRQRLCFE, from the coding sequence TTGGCCACCTGGAAGGATAGGTTTGATTCCTCAGTAATAGATTTTTTCCCATCCTTAGGTATAGATGAGGTGGGGCGGGGTGCTCTAGCTGGTCCATTGGTTGTAGGTGCTGTATACTTTGATAAAGATTATATGATTGAAGGGTTAAAGGATTCGAAGCTTCTTAAAGACCTGGAAAGAAGGAGGCTTTGTGATATTATCAAAAAGAAAGCACCTTATTGGTCTATTGGGTGGGCTTATCACTGGGAAATTGACAAATTAAATATTTATAGCGCTCTTGTACTTGCATGCAAGAGAGCTATTTTAAATTTGAATTTTTTGCCAGATACAATTTTTTTTGATGGTTCTTTAAAACTAAAAACTTTTCCACTGAAGCATATAGTCTTTCCTAAGGCTGATAGACTAGTTCCTTCTGTTGCTGCTGCATCTATTATTGCAAAGGTTGCTAGAGATGATTATATGATTAACATTTCAAAATTTTACCCCGATTATTTATTTGATATACATAAAGGCTATGGCACAAAATCTCATTTTGAAGTGCTTGAGAAAAAGGGTCTCTCAAAAATTCATAGAAAAACTTTTTGTAGATTTTTAGGCAGGCAGAGGCTTTGTTTTGAGTAA
- a CDS encoding YraN family protein: MSNRDKGNIYESIACNYLIGNGYIVCDRNLSAGVGEIDILAKKDNILVLVEVKGKSSEKFGHPLEFITKNKLLRIKKAYNLLLSQGILPEHEIVRVDLIYFKANSEYVHIIGDDWIL; encoded by the coding sequence TTGAGTAATCGTGATAAAGGAAACATATACGAAAGTATTGCTTGTAACTACCTTATAGGTAATGGGTATATAGTTTGCGATAGAAATCTTTCAGCTGGAGTTGGCGAAATTGATATACTGGCAAAAAAGGACAATATATTGGTTTTGGTTGAGGTTAAGGGTAAAAGTTCGGAAAAATTTGGTCATCCTCTAGAGTTTATAACTAAAAATAAGTTGTTAAGAATTAAAAAAGCTTATAATCTTTTGCTCTCTCAAGGTATTTTGCCTGAACATGAGATAGTCAGAGTTGATTTAATATACTTTAAAGCTAATAGCGAATATGTACATATTATTGGAGATGATTGGATTTTATGA
- a CDS encoding YifB family Mg chelatase-like AAA ATPase, producing MISKVKSVTLNGLDAYLVDIEVSFTTGYPGFTIVGLPDTVIQESRERIKTALKHVYNEIPVKKITVNLAPADLRKEGSYLDLPVAIGILEAAEIIRKVSENMAFIGELGLDGQIRGVSGAISLALGAKKLGIESLVLSVENAHECAIVPEVKTYSFSNLNQVIEVFRGDVSIDNFLTKRELEEEIETNFDIDYSDVKGQERAKRAITISAVGRHNILLMGPPGSGKSMLMKRFPTILPHLDDEESIVVTQIYSLIGEMKNRKSLIRKRPFRSPHHSISLAGLTGGGSPPKPGEMSLAHRGILFLDEILEFRKDLIESLRQPLEDGKITISRASSSLTFPAQFLLAACSNPCKCGYFKDRFNPCTCTLSDIKKYRSKLSGPIRDRFDIMLEVPRLSNEELLGMKPGKTSEEMKNEILKAKKFQLARTKGVVKNNSELSPKEIKKYIILDDKAKKLLATAIDNHHFSARAYDKILKLSRTIADLDEEEIVKPQHIAEAISLRNIKWDPYD from the coding sequence ATGATATCAAAGGTTAAAAGCGTTACCTTAAATGGACTTGATGCTTATTTGGTTGATATTGAAGTTAGTTTTACTACTGGATATCCAGGTTTTACTATTGTAGGACTTCCTGATACTGTTATTCAGGAATCAAGAGAAAGAATTAAAACAGCACTCAAACATGTCTATAATGAAATACCTGTTAAGAAGATTACAGTAAATCTTGCTCCTGCAGATTTAAGAAAAGAAGGCTCTTATTTAGACTTGCCTGTTGCAATTGGCATTCTAGAGGCAGCAGAAATAATTAGAAAGGTTTCTGAAAATATGGCATTTATTGGAGAACTAGGGCTCGACGGTCAGATTCGTGGCGTTTCAGGTGCTATTTCTTTAGCACTCGGAGCTAAAAAACTAGGCATTGAATCCTTAGTTCTTTCTGTAGAAAACGCACATGAATGTGCAATAGTCCCAGAAGTAAAAACTTATAGTTTTTCTAATCTTAATCAGGTTATAGAAGTCTTTAGAGGAGATGTTTCAATTGACAATTTTCTTACAAAAAGAGAATTAGAAGAAGAGATCGAGACAAATTTTGATATTGACTATTCTGATGTAAAAGGGCAAGAAAGGGCAAAAAGGGCGATAACAATTTCTGCTGTAGGGAGACATAACATACTTTTGATGGGTCCTCCAGGTTCCGGAAAGTCTATGTTAATGAAAAGATTTCCCACAATTCTACCCCATCTTGATGATGAAGAGAGTATCGTAGTAACACAAATTTATAGTTTGATAGGGGAGATGAAGAATAGAAAAAGTCTTATAAGAAAAAGACCTTTTAGAAGTCCTCATCATTCAATTTCGCTCGCGGGTCTTACAGGTGGTGGATCGCCGCCTAAACCAGGGGAGATGAGTTTGGCTCATAGAGGAATACTGTTTTTAGATGAAATTCTTGAATTTAGAAAAGATTTGATTGAATCTCTCAGACAACCCTTAGAAGATGGGAAAATTACAATTAGCAGGGCTTCTTCCTCTTTAACCTTTCCTGCACAATTTTTGTTGGCTGCCTGTTCAAATCCATGTAAATGTGGTTATTTTAAAGATAGATTTAATCCTTGCACTTGTACTCTAAGCGATATTAAGAAATATAGAAGTAAACTTTCAGGACCTATTAGAGACAGATTCGATATTATGCTTGAGGTTCCCAGACTTTCAAATGAAGAACTATTGGGAATGAAGCCTGGCAAAACTTCTGAAGAGATGAAAAATGAAATATTAAAAGCAAAAAAGTTTCAGTTGGCAAGAACCAAAGGAGTCGTCAAAAATAATTCTGAACTTAGTCCGAAAGAAATAAAAAAATATATAATTTTGGATGATAAGGCAAAAAAACTTTTGGCTACTGCAATAGATAATCATCATTTTTCTGCTAGAGCATACGATAAAATCTTAAAACTTTCAAGAACCATAGCTGATTTAGATGAAGAAGAAATTGTTAAACCACAGCATATAGCAGAGGCTATTTCTTTAAGAAACATAAAATGGGATCCATATGACTGA
- the dprA gene encoding DNA-processing protein DprA encodes MTDIELWLALSICKIPFKKIRDRLEDTEFLEFLVKEFCDKSNLLKLDKKVKSTIEFAEKNNVELIPYFSKKYPDNLKHLNDPPILLYCKGNVNLLKSEKMLSIVGSRRATAYGKSQVIEFSKQLSSFGFTIVSGLARGIDEYAHRSCLEVGGKTIAVLGNGLDIFYPTENRELQIEISEMGLLVSEYSFKEGPTPYSFPKRNRIIAALSKGTLVVEAEKKSGALLTAGFSLDLGRDIFSLPGPVNSPKSFGTNTLIRNGAILVRSFEDILDEFGYTIVKENYKLEQLEILTPYEERVLSCLNSISYTPFELISSKIEDLEPQDLILILTELALKNKIVEFGGSYKIL; translated from the coding sequence ATGACTGATATAGAACTATGGTTGGCTCTTTCTATTTGTAAAATACCATTTAAGAAAATTAGAGACAGATTAGAAGACACAGAATTCCTTGAATTTTTGGTTAAAGAATTTTGTGATAAAAGTAATCTTCTTAAACTAGATAAAAAGGTTAAATCAACTATAGAATTTGCAGAAAAAAATAATGTTGAATTAATTCCGTATTTTTCAAAAAAATATCCTGATAACCTAAAGCATTTAAATGATCCCCCAATCTTACTCTATTGTAAAGGCAATGTAAATTTATTAAAAAGTGAAAAAATGCTATCAATAGTAGGTTCAAGAAGGGCAACTGCATATGGGAAATCTCAGGTAATAGAATTTTCTAAGCAACTTTCAAGTTTTGGTTTTACAATTGTTTCTGGCTTGGCAAGAGGTATTGATGAGTATGCTCACAGATCTTGTTTGGAAGTAGGCGGTAAAACTATTGCAGTGCTTGGTAATGGCTTAGATATATTTTATCCTACTGAAAATAGAGAACTTCAAATTGAAATATCAGAAATGGGACTATTGGTTAGCGAATATTCCTTTAAAGAAGGACCAACACCTTATTCTTTTCCTAAAAGGAATAGAATTATTGCAGCTCTTTCTAAAGGCACATTGGTTGTTGAAGCAGAGAAAAAGAGCGGTGCACTTTTGACTGCAGGTTTTTCTTTAGATCTTGGAAGAGATATATTTTCTCTTCCTGGTCCTGTAAATTCTCCAAAAAGTTTTGGGACTAACACTCTTATCAGAAACGGTGCTATTTTGGTAAGGTCTTTCGAAGATATATTGGATGAGTTTGGATATACAATTGTAAAGGAAAACTATAAACTTGAACAACTTGAAATTCTAACACCCTATGAAGAGCGAGTTTTATCGTGTTTAAATTCTATTAGTTATACGCCCTTTGAGTTAATTTCTTCTAAAATTGAAGATTTAGAACCTCAAGATTTGATACTCATACTAACAGAGCTTGCACTTAAAAATAAAATTGTAGAGTTTGGGGGAAGTTACAAAATTCTATGA
- a CDS encoding FAD-dependent oxidoreductase, whose protein sequence is MKNLKNNSLIFLSFVITIFIILFIALLLNKKNNIIYSGNWLQSGYDQAGTRYSNVNIPLHPKAKWIYNAKGWIVGSPAVKDSFVYVNVLGGELLKLDLNDGNLVWSMGEGGFSSVALEHDRVYAGMVGKYGLSSIDPNNGNVYFSNPLWRGIRSSPVIDSNMVFITSLDGNIYSYNSISGKKIWSRFLGEHEMATPAVSQGRVVVGSENKTLYCLSEKNGEILWKIKLSNIIRADPAIFDNKIYIGDFSGNFYCIDLQNGKILWTYKTGDAILNSAAVTPDGNIYFPSCDGYIYAVNPYGKLLWKFKTNSYPSSSVTATKDSILFGTYDGGIYALDITDGKLIWRLYAGGPIRSNVVPINNMIIAGSDDGKVYAFTDNGTLPADKKIVSYTQDKATFAKLENDKVIIPSEDLKCSAKVDVLIFGGSISALTVAKQIKDSGKSVMIIDSAPFLGGRFTQGFSPLQYSELTKTFGNFIKHVQNTYYKNVSDDKYVDTEILKFALDKFARENKIPVLFHSYPLNVFSKDGYKYTLFISKGGHQIIRSKVVIDASNNSLLLGTADPSILNFDRAVLNFSVINSNYKNTNTAFNNQKVLSFSLGKPIKNSSEYIDTEEYLRNMYANYILSNHTFIPGVSPISLVLKRPNNEFKEVNSDEFLLPDNPYTPERDIEKILTSLKDTEANNPENTFHVNQEEIRILKKYDVVIVGGGPSGFAASIMAARMGMKVALIEQYPFFGGMGTAGGVSYFEPGSVGVIFKEVRTKLYGSKNLPNVGRLFDTEIAKSIYQNMVHNEKNITVYFDSFALMPVMDSKKVLGVVIKRPYDCVAILGKRVIDATGDGDIAAKAGVQYVFGRTWDHKIMPLTTMFTMYPTGPKREKGVWVLSNGKVLVNETRVYANPLNIDKFSNAEMIGREQMWDIFSNIEKRYNYRILSSGPQIGVRESRHFLGEYTLQEKDILVGRHFYDGIALCFYGVDIHNPYGGPGGFQLPIIPYEIPLRTLIPQGVDNLIIVGRTISAQPLAMASFRVQSTMMSVGEAGGLLAAESIRSDLPVKDVDGAKIKHILRNMGVYLP, encoded by the coding sequence ATGAAGAATCTTAAGAATAATTCTTTAATATTTTTATCGTTTGTAATTACAATTTTTATAATTCTTTTTATCGCATTATTATTAAATAAAAAGAATAACATTATTTATTCAGGAAATTGGTTACAATCTGGTTACGACCAGGCTGGTACAAGATATTCTAATGTAAACATTCCTCTCCATCCTAAAGCAAAGTGGATTTATAATGCTAAGGGTTGGATCGTTGGCAGCCCTGCCGTAAAGGATAGCTTTGTTTATGTAAATGTTTTAGGGGGGGAACTTCTTAAATTAGACTTAAACGATGGTAATTTAGTTTGGTCTATGGGTGAAGGTGGATTTAGTTCTGTGGCCCTAGAACATGATAGGGTTTATGCTGGAATGGTTGGTAAATATGGGCTTTCATCTATTGATCCAAATAACGGAAATGTATATTTTTCAAATCCCTTATGGAGAGGGATTCGTTCTAGTCCCGTTATAGATAGCAACATGGTATTTATAACGTCGCTGGACGGAAACATATATTCATATAATTCAATTAGCGGGAAGAAAATTTGGTCAAGATTTTTAGGAGAACATGAAATGGCTACCCCAGCTGTTTCGCAGGGTAGAGTAGTTGTAGGTAGTGAAAATAAAACTCTATACTGTTTATCTGAAAAAAATGGCGAGATTTTATGGAAAATAAAATTATCAAATATTATTAGGGCAGATCCTGCTATTTTTGATAATAAAATTTATATTGGTGATTTTTCGGGCAACTTTTATTGTATTGATCTTCAAAACGGAAAAATTTTGTGGACTTATAAAACTGGTGATGCAATTCTTAATTCTGCTGCAGTTACTCCTGATGGAAATATTTATTTTCCCTCTTGTGACGGCTACATATACGCAGTAAACCCTTATGGCAAACTACTTTGGAAGTTTAAAACTAATAGCTATCCATCTTCCTCTGTTACTGCTACTAAAGATAGTATATTGTTTGGTACATATGATGGTGGGATTTATGCATTAGATATAACTGATGGCAAACTGATTTGGAGACTGTATGCAGGTGGGCCAATTAGATCGAACGTTGTTCCAATAAACAACATGATCATTGCAGGTTCTGATGATGGTAAGGTTTATGCTTTTACTGATAATGGAACCCTTCCTGCGGACAAAAAAATAGTATCTTATACTCAAGATAAAGCCACATTTGCTAAATTAGAAAACGATAAGGTGATTATTCCTTCTGAAGATCTCAAGTGTTCTGCCAAGGTTGATGTCTTAATTTTTGGTGGTTCTATTAGTGCTCTTACAGTGGCAAAGCAGATTAAGGATTCTGGAAAAAGCGTAATGATAATTGACAGTGCCCCCTTCCTTGGTGGTAGGTTTACCCAGGGTTTCTCTCCTTTGCAATATTCTGAGCTTACTAAAACTTTTGGAAATTTTATAAAGCATGTTCAAAATACTTACTATAAAAATGTTTCAGATGACAAGTATGTTGATACAGAAATATTAAAATTTGCTCTTGATAAGTTTGCTAGAGAAAACAAGATCCCGGTTTTATTTCACTCTTATCCTTTAAACGTGTTTAGTAAAGATGGTTATAAATATACATTATTTATCTCTAAGGGTGGTCATCAGATAATACGTTCAAAAGTTGTAATAGATGCATCTAATAATTCTCTTCTTTTAGGAACAGCAGATCCTTCAATTTTAAATTTTGATAGAGCAGTTCTGAACTTTTCTGTAATAAATTCTAATTATAAAAACACTAACACTGCTTTTAATAATCAAAAAGTTTTATCTTTTAGTTTGGGAAAACCGATAAAAAATTCTAGCGAATATATTGACACTGAAGAATATCTAAGAAACATGTATGCAAACTATATCCTTTCAAATCATACATTTATACCAGGAGTATCTCCTATAAGTTTAGTTTTGAAAAGACCTAATAATGAATTTAAGGAAGTTAATAGTGATGAATTTTTATTGCCTGATAATCCATATACTCCTGAAAGGGATATAGAAAAAATTCTAACTTCACTAAAAGATACAGAAGCCAACAACCCCGAAAATACTTTTCATGTAAATCAGGAAGAGATTCGTATTTTAAAAAAATATGATGTGGTTATTGTTGGTGGAGGGCCTAGTGGTTTTGCTGCATCAATTATGGCTGCTAGAATGGGCATGAAGGTAGCTCTTATAGAACAATATCCATTTTTTGGTGGAATGGGTACTGCAGGAGGGGTTAGTTATTTTGAACCTGGTTCTGTTGGAGTAATTTTTAAAGAAGTGAGAACAAAGCTTTATGGATCAAAAAATTTGCCAAATGTAGGTAGACTTTTTGATACTGAGATTGCTAAATCAATTTATCAGAATATGGTTCATAATGAAAAAAATATTACAGTTTATTTTGACTCTTTTGCTCTAATGCCTGTGATGGATTCAAAGAAGGTACTTGGGGTGGTAATTAAAAGACCATACGACTGTGTGGCTATTTTGGGAAAAAGAGTAATTGATGCAACGGGTGATGGTGATATTGCTGCTAAAGCAGGTGTTCAATACGTTTTTGGCAGAACATGGGATCATAAAATTATGCCATTAACGACAATGTTTACAATGTATCCAACAGGTCCAAAAAGAGAAAAGGGAGTATGGGTGCTTTCAAATGGGAAAGTTTTAGTAAATGAAACTAGAGTATATGCAAATCCACTTAACATTGACAAGTTTTCTAATGCAGAAATGATTGGTAGAGAACAAATGTGGGATATTTTTTCTAATATTGAGAAAAGATATAATTATAGGATTTTATCTTCAGGTCCTCAAATTGGAGTTAGGGAATCAAGACATTTCCTTGGTGAATATACACTTCAAGAGAAAGATATTCTGGTAGGAAGACACTTTTATGATGGTATTGCGTTATGCTTTTATGGAGTTGATATCCATAATCCATACGGAGGACCAGGAGGTTTTCAATTACCGATTATTCCTTATGAAATACCTTTAAGAACTTTGATTCCTCAAGGAGTTGATAATCTGATAATTGTTGGAAGAACTATTAGCGCACAGCCACTTGCAATGGCATCATTTAGAGTGCAATCAACTATGATGAGCGTTGGTGAAGCCGGTGGCCTTTTGGCTGCAGAGTCGATAAGATCAGACTTACCTGTAAAAGATGTAGATGGAGCAAAGATTAAACATATCCTAAGAAACATGGGGGTATATCTTCCATAG
- the queD gene encoding 6-carboxytetrahydropterin synthase QueD, with product MYTLIVEDSFSSAHFLTNNGEIEFEPLHGHTFKVSVEISGNTLDDFGMLIDFRIIKKKLKEILDIFDHKLLNDVVKFSPTSENLSKYIFDEFEKFLENYKGIIVSSVTVWESQTTCAKYKKEVSR from the coding sequence ATGTATACTCTTATAGTTGAAGATAGTTTTTCTTCTGCTCATTTTTTAACCAATAATGGAGAAATTGAATTTGAGCCTCTTCATGGACATACATTTAAAGTAAGTGTTGAAATTTCTGGTAATACGCTTGATGATTTTGGAATGTTAATTGATTTTAGAATTATAAAAAAGAAGTTGAAAGAGATTTTAGATATTTTTGATCATAAACTTTTGAACGATGTTGTAAAGTTTAGCCCAACTTCAGAAAATTTGTCAAAGTATATATTTGATGAGTTTGAAAAATTTTTAGAAAATTATAAAGGAATAATTGTTAGCTCTGTTACAGTTTGGGAATCACAAACAACTTGTGCAAAATATAAAAAAGAGGTGTCTAGATGA
- the argF gene encoding ornithine carbamoyltransferase codes for MNRKSFLDLTVFDNHSLKEIIKLSDKLSTTRFLLGDVLKQKVIALIFLKHSTRTRVSFEVAIRDLGGSTIFLGRDELQIGRGEPIKDTARVLSGYVHGIIARLYSHDSLIELANYSTIPIINALTDYNHPVQILADLLTVYQEFKTLNVKWAYVGDGNNIARSLVEAASIIGFELCIASPQGYELEKEFKEKYRNFDFIKFTNDPVLSVKGASVVYTDTWISMGQEAEKEKRISDFKRFIVNKELFSHAREDAIFLHCLPAYRGLEVSEDVLEGERSRVFKQAHNRLHSEKALLWSIYSGYLSDKILLK; via the coding sequence ATGAATAGAAAATCTTTTTTAGACTTAACAGTCTTTGACAACCATTCTTTGAAAGAAATTATAAAACTTTCAGATAAACTTTCTACAACTAGGTTTTTACTTGGTGATGTTTTAAAACAAAAAGTCATAGCTTTAATTTTTTTAAAGCACTCTACCAGAACAAGAGTCTCTTTTGAAGTTGCTATTAGAGACCTTGGTGGAAGCACTATTTTTCTTGGTAGAGATGAGCTTCAAATAGGAAGGGGTGAACCCATAAAGGATACCGCTAGAGTGCTAAGTGGTTATGTTCATGGTATAATTGCAAGGCTTTATAGTCACGATTCTTTAATAGAACTAGCAAATTATTCGACTATCCCTATTATTAATGCTTTAACTGATTATAATCATCCTGTTCAGATACTTGCAGATCTGCTCACAGTTTATCAGGAATTTAAAACCTTAAATGTAAAATGGGCTTATGTTGGAGATGGAAACAATATAGCAAGGTCTTTAGTGGAAGCTGCTAGTATAATTGGTTTTGAGTTGTGTATAGCATCTCCACAAGGGTATGAGCTTGAAAAAGAATTTAAAGAAAAGTATAGAAATTTTGATTTTATTAAATTTACAAACGATCCTGTTTTATCTGTAAAAGGAGCATCGGTAGTATATACTGACACCTGGATTAGCATGGGTCAAGAAGCGGAAAAGGAAAAAAGAATATCTGATTTCAAAAGGTTTATTGTTAATAAAGAACTTTTCTCTCATGCAAGAGAAGATGCTATATTTTTGCACTGTTTGCCTGCTTATAGGGGGCTTGAGGTTAGTGAAGATGTTTTAGAGGGAGAAAGATCGAGAGTTTTTAAACAAGCTCACAACAGATTGCATAGCGAAAAGGCTCTTTTGTGGTCTATATATAGTGGTTATTTATCTGATAAAATTTTGTTAAAGTAA
- a CDS encoding precorrin-2 dehydrogenase/sirohydrochlorin ferrochelatase family protein yields the protein MYFPFLINLDGKAILVVGGGKVAYRKVLLFKKFSNDITIIAPELCSELEEEIKKSNFVYLKKYFENGDTFKFDVIIAATNSRDVNRLIYLESKKNNKLINVVDDPELCAFIVPSIISYENFLIAFSTFGKAPSLSRVFREELERDFDSSFNSIIGYLESLRESIKNKNYLPKEREKILLDCSRKAFKYFRRGKSLSEIKAMIESCN from the coding sequence ATGTACTTTCCTTTCTTAATAAACTTAGATGGCAAAGCTATATTAGTTGTTGGCGGTGGAAAAGTGGCCTACAGGAAAGTTTTGCTATTCAAAAAATTCTCTAATGATATTACTATTATTGCGCCTGAATTATGTTCTGAGTTGGAGGAAGAAATTAAAAAGAGCAATTTTGTTTACTTAAAAAAATATTTTGAAAATGGTGATACTTTTAAATTTGATGTAATTATAGCCGCAACAAATAGCAGAGATGTGAATAGATTAATTTATTTAGAATCAAAAAAAAATAATAAACTTATAAATGTAGTAGATGATCCTGAACTTTGTGCTTTTATAGTGCCATCTATAATATCTTATGAAAATTTTTTAATTGCTTTTTCTACATTTGGAAAGGCTCCATCGTTATCAAGGGTATTCAGAGAGGAACTTGAAAGGGATTTCGATTCTAGTTTTAATAGTATTATTGGATACTTAGAATCTTTAAGAGAAAGTATTAAGAATAAAAATTATCTGCCGAAAGAAAGAGAAAAAATTTTATTAGATTGTTCCCGTAAAGCATTTAAGTATTTTAGAAGAGGTAAAAGCCTTTCAGAAATTAAGGCGATGATTGAAAGTTGCAATTAA
- the hemA gene encoding glutamyl-tRNA reductase, translating to MQLRLLGLNYKSATVDIREKISFPGHNDLISGLKILFSIVEPDEAIIISTCNRTEVICVNPKKDIIEFFSYIANIPKESMKKFTYYFEDIQVAKHLFIVASSLDSLVVGESQILSQIKDAQEIASTNKFSSLILNHLISQAIRVGKRVRTETQIGKGNLSVATVAIDLANSIFGSIEKKKILVVGAGKMSKLFLKTLKNHGVSNIFISNRSKEKGIEISSEFNAKFLEFERRFEILNEVDIVLTSTGSCDYIFPFELVKKSTSKRTESLFMIDIAIPRDIDPKINSLENVFLYNIDDLTRIVEKNRSKRLKEIPRVEEIIEEELKIFNHWCYLNKIIPTISRIRIAAEKIRKAEVEKTLSKLNSKLSEKEVEQIDAMTKAIVKKILHNPTVQLKRHINDNNLENIINITELLFNLDSDLLLPDFGKHKELK from the coding sequence TTGCAATTAAGATTGTTGGGCCTTAACTATAAGAGCGCAACGGTAGATATTAGAGAAAAAATCTCTTTTCCAGGTCACAATGATTTGATTTCAGGTTTGAAAATTCTTTTTTCTATTGTTGAACCTGACGAAGCAATCATTATTTCTACATGTAATCGAACTGAAGTTATATGTGTAAATCCGAAAAAAGATATAATAGAATTTTTCTCCTATATTGCGAATATTCCCAAAGAGTCTATGAAAAAATTTACTTACTATTTTGAAGATATTCAAGTTGCTAAGCATTTGTTTATTGTAGCATCCAGTCTTGATTCTTTAGTAGTTGGTGAAAGTCAGATCTTATCTCAGATTAAAGATGCTCAAGAAATTGCGAGCACAAATAAGTTTAGTAGTTTGATATTAAATCATTTGATCTCTCAAGCTATAAGAGTTGGGAAACGAGTGAGAACAGAAACTCAAATAGGAAAGGGTAATTTGAGCGTTGCAACTGTTGCTATTGATCTTGCAAATTCAATCTTTGGATCCATTGAAAAAAAGAAAATTTTGGTAGTTGGTGCTGGCAAAATGTCAAAACTTTTTTTAAAAACTTTGAAAAATCATGGCGTTTCAAATATATTTATTAGCAATAGAAGTAAAGAAAAGGGGATTGAAATTTCAAGCGAATTTAACGCTAAATTTTTGGAATTCGAAAGAAGATTTGAAATATTAAATGAAGTTGATATTGTTCTTACTTCTACGGGTTCTTGTGATTATATCTTCCCTTTTGAGTTGGTTAAAAAAAGTACAAGTAAAAGAACTGAGTCTTTATTTATGATTGACATTGCTATTCCCAGAGATATAGATCCAAAAATTAATAGCTTAGAAAACGTTTTTTTGTATAATATTGACGATTTAACTAGAATTGTTGAAAAAAATAGAAGCAAAAGGTTGAAGGAAATACCTAGGGTAGAAGAGATAATCGAAGAAGAACTAAAAATATTTAATCATTGGTGCTATCTTAATAAAATTATTCCTACTATTTCAAGAATTAGAATAGCTGCAGAAAAAATTAGAAAAGCTGAAGTAGAAAAGACTCTTTCTAAGTTGAATAGCAAACTTTCAGAAAAAGAAGTTGAACAAATAGACGCTATGACTAAAGCTATAGTGAAAAAGATATTACACAATCCAACTGTTCAATTAAAGCGACATATTAATGATAATAATTTGGAGAACATAATTAATATAACTGAACTTTTATTTAACTTAGATTCTGATTTATTATTGCCAGATTTTGGTAAACATAAGGAGTTAAAATGA